The Lycium barbarum isolate Lr01 chromosome 10, ASM1917538v2, whole genome shotgun sequence genome includes a region encoding these proteins:
- the LOC132612892 gene encoding uncharacterized protein LOC132612892: protein MASKTNDGADSSVVLTPFFDGNDFEYWKIRMRTYVKAEGLWTIVANGYEEPEDDGELSVAEMKNLEAKRRQDAKALSKIQMGVSRAFFAKIATCENAKQAWESLEAEVYGDEKVRTINLQTLRREFQNLKMIESEKIDECCTRVMNIVNEMRNHGDEISDQQVVEKILISVTEKYEYIVAIAEKTKDLSKLSIKELVGSFRAHEKRRFFRENQPKETAFQSRTNENSQNFSKNQQKKK, encoded by the coding sequence atGGCATCTAAAACAAATGATGGTGCTGATTCTTCAGTTGTTCTTACTCCATTTTTTGATGGAAATGACTTTGAATACTGGAAGATACGAATGAGAACTTATGTGAAAGCTGAAGGTTTGTGGACTATTGTTGCAAATGGCTATGAAGAGCCAGAAGACGATGGTGAACTTTCAGTAGCAGAGATGAAAAATCTTGAGGCTAAGCGTCGTCAAGATGCAAAGGCTTTGAGCAAAATTCAAATGGGAGTCTCAAGAGCATTTTTTGCAAAAATTGCTACTTGTGAGAATGCAAAGCAAGCTTGGGAGTCTCTGGAAGCTGAGGTGTATGGTGATGAAAAGGTACGCACTATCAATCTTCAAACTCTTAGAAGAGAGTTTCAAAATTTGAAGATGATAGAATCTGAAAAAATCGATGAATGTTGCACAAGAGTCATGAATATTGTTAATGAAATGAGAAATCATGGTGATGAAATTTCTGACCAACAAGTTGTGGAAAAGATTCTAATTAGTGTCACAGAAAAGTATGAGTATATTGTTGCTATCGCTGAGAAGACGAAAGATCTTTCTAAGCTTTCCATCAAAGAGCTAGTTGGATCGTTCCGTGCACATGAGAAGCGAAGATTTTTTCGTGAGAATCAACCCAAAGAGACGGCTTTCCAGTCCAGAACCAATGAGAATTCTCAAAATTTCTCAAAGAATCAACAAAAAAAGAAGTAG